A genomic stretch from Alteribacter keqinensis includes:
- the rpsF gene encoding 30S ribosomal protein S6, producing the protein MRKYEIMYIVRPNLEEAATKEIVERYNKVLTDNGAEVEKVEEVGKKRLAYEIDDFNEGYYVILKVNSNPEAISEFDRLVKINENILRRIAVRDDE; encoded by the coding sequence ATGCGCAAATACGAAATTATGTACATTGTACGTCCTAACCTTGAAGAAGCAGCTACTAAAGAAATCGTAGAACGTTACAACAAGGTTTTGACTGACAACGGCGCAGAAGTGGAAAAGGTTGAGGAAGTAGGAAAGAAACGTCTTGCTTACGAAATCGATGACTTTAATGAAGGTTACTACGTAATCCTTAAAGTGAACTCTAACCCAGAGGCCATTTCTGAGTTCGATCGTTTGGTGAAAATCAACGAAAACATCTTACGCAGAATCGCTGTTCGCGACGACGAATAG
- a CDS encoding DUF554 domain-containing protein, whose translation MVLLGTLVNGLTIIIGAYIGVKLQRIPEKMKETVMKAIGLAVIILGITMALEGQEFLLVIFSLALGGILGERMNIEGKLNQLGGVLGKRMKRGSESSNIAEGFVAATLLFVVGAMAIIGALDSGLRGDHSVLLTKSVLDGFSSIIFAATLGIGVMFSSIPVILYQGSIALGAAYIVAFVPEELLDLMVSEITAVGGIMILAIGLNIVGIKPVRVANLLPAIPLAVLFVFIINTIA comes from the coding sequence ATGGTGTTACTCGGTACTCTCGTAAATGGATTGACTATCATTATCGGGGCTTACATAGGAGTTAAGCTGCAACGCATTCCGGAAAAGATGAAAGAAACAGTGATGAAAGCCATCGGTCTTGCCGTCATTATCCTGGGAATCACGATGGCTCTTGAAGGCCAGGAATTTCTTCTCGTTATTTTCAGTCTCGCTCTGGGAGGAATCCTTGGGGAACGTATGAATATTGAAGGGAAACTCAATCAGTTGGGCGGCGTTCTTGGGAAAAGAATGAAACGAGGCAGTGAAAGTTCTAATATTGCAGAAGGGTTTGTAGCAGCAACACTGTTATTTGTAGTAGGTGCTATGGCGATTATCGGTGCCTTGGACAGTGGACTTCGGGGAGATCATTCGGTACTTTTGACGAAGAGTGTCCTTGATGGTTTCTCTTCCATTATCTTTGCGGCCACACTCGGGATTGGTGTGATGTTCTCTTCCATTCCAGTCATCCTTTATCAAGGATCGATTGCTCTTGGGGCAGCATATATCGTAGCGTTTGTACCGGAAGAACTTCTTGATTTAATGGTCAGTGAAATTACTGCTGTGGGCGGGATTATGATTCTCGCGATTGGGTTAAACATTGTCGGGATTAAACCGGTGAGGGTGGCGAATCTGCTTCCGGCAATTCCTCTTGCAGTGTTGTTCGTTTTCATTATCAATACGATTGCATAA
- a CDS encoding YkvI family membrane protein, translating to MWLSGLKWMFLIIGTIIGAGYASGRELWEFFGSESGLAIVLFAILFFICCYVLMTISHQNRTEHYMPVLRKLMGKRLTGVYDYMIILYLFSTTIIMIAGGGATLEVLHIPYWYGVSIISMLLVLLFVWGISGMTSMNAVIIPVLIVFLVGTLFVFQWTTGFEITFDLTAQHNWPTAFTFTALNILPLVAVLAAIGKKIRHPGEIWIASFGSALVMGVISFLYNESLLIVAHEVMLYEIPLFAILKHYPYFMVLVMSGLLWAAIYTTAASGMLGLCTRFREYVSLPFWLIALVLTALMIPLTTIGFSTLIAILYPLYGLLNLYILAAILLYPILHRFDERPVP from the coding sequence ATGTGGCTATCAGGTTTAAAATGGATGTTTCTGATTATAGGCACCATTATTGGTGCAGGCTACGCTTCAGGGAGAGAGCTGTGGGAGTTCTTCGGAAGTGAAAGCGGCCTGGCCATCGTATTATTTGCAATTCTGTTTTTCATTTGCTGTTACGTACTGATGACAATCAGCCATCAGAACCGGACAGAACATTATATGCCTGTATTGAGGAAGCTGATGGGGAAACGGCTTACAGGTGTCTATGATTATATGATCATTCTCTATTTGTTCTCCACAACCATTATTATGATCGCGGGTGGAGGAGCTACGCTTGAGGTTCTTCATATCCCTTACTGGTACGGTGTATCCATCATTTCAATGCTTCTTGTGCTGCTCTTTGTGTGGGGGATATCCGGAATGACCTCCATGAATGCCGTCATCATCCCGGTCCTCATTGTATTTTTGGTTGGTACGCTCTTTGTTTTTCAGTGGACCACAGGGTTTGAAATTACCTTTGATTTAACTGCCCAGCATAACTGGCCCACAGCGTTTACATTTACAGCTTTAAACATCCTTCCACTTGTAGCGGTGCTGGCAGCTATCGGGAAAAAAATCAGACATCCAGGTGAAATCTGGATTGCCAGCTTCGGAAGTGCGCTTGTTATGGGGGTTATTTCATTTTTGTATAATGAATCACTGCTGATTGTAGCTCATGAAGTAATGTTATATGAAATACCCTTATTTGCTATTTTGAAGCATTATCCTTACTTTATGGTTCTCGTCATGTCCGGCCTCCTGTGGGCTGCCATCTACACAACAGCGGCTTCTGGAATGCTCGGACTTTGTACAAGGTTCAGGGAATATGTGAGCCTGCCTTTCTGGCTGATTGCTCTCGTTCTGACTGCGTTGATGATTCCACTCACAACCATTGGGTTTTCAACTCTTATTGCTATACTTTATCCGCTGTACGGGTTACTAAACCTCTACATTCTTGCTGCGATTCTTCTTTATCCGATTCTCCACCGCTTTGATGAAAGGCCGGTTCCTTAA
- a CDS encoding aminotransferase class V-fold PLP-dependent enzyme: MNSPLIYGGTGSHSEEPGQPDIWPEGMESGTLNTPGIAGLLKSAQALKAVGVKKIGEHERILGQMLADALGKINGVRVFSGKGERLGVVSFMIEGVDAHETAMILDQHYDIAVRSGVHCAPLSHQYLDTSKSGLVRASAGLYNTKNDIQTLSRAVEEIKEGLLG; encoded by the coding sequence TTGAACTCCCCTCTGATTTACGGTGGTACCGGCAGCCATTCCGAAGAACCTGGTCAGCCTGATATCTGGCCGGAAGGGATGGAGAGCGGCACGCTGAATACGCCCGGTATTGCAGGCCTGCTTAAGAGCGCGCAGGCGCTGAAGGCTGTCGGAGTAAAAAAGATTGGGGAACATGAACGAATACTTGGGCAGATGCTTGCAGACGCCCTGGGGAAAATAAACGGTGTTCGTGTTTTTTCAGGAAAAGGGGAAAGACTTGGGGTCGTTTCATTTATGATTGAAGGAGTGGATGCACATGAAACAGCGATGATTCTGGACCAACACTACGACATTGCTGTACGCAGCGGTGTTCACTGCGCTCCTTTGTCCCATCAGTATCTGGATACGTCAAAAAGCGGACTCGTCCGGGCAAGTGCAGGATTGTATAATACAAAAAATGACATCCAGACCCTCTCTCGGGCCGTGGAAGAGATAAAAGAAGGTTTACTTGGATAG
- the yyaC gene encoding spore protease YyaC, whose product MFRGQLFQNHRPSPYRIHAKDTNAAIELSTHLKTMLAAEKKRDLVIVCIGSDRSTGDSLGPLIGKRLEEQPVRSYHVYGTLTNPVHAVNLEETLAHIEHTYDNPLILAIDACLGRSTSVGYVCLAEGPLKPGSAVKKQLPPVGDYHMTGIVNVGGFMEMMVLQNTRLSVVMEMAEVMSKAIIHATRGLSAPRKKFTWPTLTQTKSQT is encoded by the coding sequence ATGTTTCGTGGACAACTTTTTCAAAATCACCGCCCTTCCCCTTACCGCATCCATGCTAAAGACACAAACGCTGCTATTGAACTGTCAACCCATCTTAAGACGATGCTGGCAGCTGAAAAGAAAAGGGATCTGGTGATTGTATGTATTGGTTCGGACCGGTCAACAGGTGACAGTCTTGGTCCGCTCATCGGAAAGAGGCTGGAAGAACAGCCTGTACGAAGCTATCATGTGTACGGAACGCTCACGAACCCGGTACACGCCGTTAATCTGGAAGAAACACTCGCACATATTGAACATACGTACGATAATCCGCTGATTTTAGCCATCGATGCCTGTCTCGGACGCTCAACCAGTGTCGGCTATGTCTGTCTCGCTGAAGGTCCCCTGAAACCGGGATCTGCTGTAAAAAAACAGCTGCCTCCGGTCGGTGACTATCACATGACGGGTATTGTCAATGTGGGAGGATTTATGGAGATGATGGTCCTGCAGAATACCCGCCTTTCTGTTGTCATGGAAATGGCAGAAGTAATGTCCAAAGCTATTATCCATGCTACACGGGGTCTCTCTGCACCAAGAAAGAAGTTCACCTGGCCAACACTCACACAGACAAAATCACAGACATAA
- the ychF gene encoding redox-regulated ATPase YchF: MALTTGIVGLPNVGKSTLFNAITQAGAESANYPFCTIDPNVGIVEVPDERLDKLTELVDPHKTVPTAFEFTDIAGIVEGASKGEGLGNKFLSHIRQVDAISHVVRCFEDENITHVSGSVDPIRDIQIINLELILADMETVEKRLAKVSKMARQKDKDAMFELEILEKFRDAFENEMPARSVSLTEEQDKFAKGMHLLTKKPVLYAANVSEDEIVDPSSNENVQKVREFAAQENSEVIVVCAKIESEIAELDGEEKQEFLDDLGIAESGLDQLIKAAYNLLGLETYFTAGKQEVRAWTIKHGTKAPQAAGVIHTDFERGFIRAEVVAYEDLVAAGNMTVAKENGKVRLEGKEYIVKDGDVVHFRFNV, encoded by the coding sequence ATGGCATTAACAACAGGAATCGTTGGTTTACCAAACGTAGGAAAATCAACACTATTCAATGCAATTACCCAGGCAGGAGCGGAGTCAGCCAACTATCCGTTCTGTACCATTGACCCGAACGTGGGGATCGTGGAAGTACCTGACGAAAGGCTCGACAAGCTTACAGAACTGGTTGATCCCCATAAAACAGTTCCGACTGCCTTTGAATTCACAGACATTGCCGGTATCGTTGAGGGAGCCAGCAAAGGGGAAGGGCTCGGAAACAAATTCTTATCACACATCCGTCAGGTAGACGCAATCTCTCACGTTGTCCGTTGTTTTGAAGACGAAAACATCACTCACGTGTCGGGGAGCGTAGATCCGATCCGTGATATTCAGATTATCAACCTCGAACTTATTCTTGCCGATATGGAAACAGTGGAGAAGCGTCTGGCAAAAGTGAGTAAGATGGCTCGCCAAAAAGACAAGGATGCCATGTTCGAGCTTGAGATCCTTGAAAAATTCCGTGATGCTTTTGAAAACGAAATGCCGGCACGAAGCGTAAGTCTCACAGAAGAACAGGACAAGTTTGCAAAAGGTATGCACCTTCTTACTAAAAAGCCGGTTCTTTACGCGGCAAACGTAAGTGAAGACGAAATTGTTGATCCAAGCAGCAACGAAAACGTGCAGAAGGTCCGTGAGTTTGCAGCGCAAGAAAACTCTGAAGTGATTGTTGTCTGTGCGAAAATTGAATCTGAAATTGCCGAGCTTGACGGTGAAGAAAAGCAGGAGTTCCTTGATGACCTGGGCATTGCTGAATCAGGGCTTGATCAGTTGATTAAAGCTGCCTACAATCTTCTCGGTCTTGAAACGTATTTTACTGCAGGTAAGCAGGAAGTCCGTGCGTGGACGATCAAGCACGGTACCAAAGCACCCCAGGCTGCCGGTGTGATTCACACCGACTTTGAGCGTGGATTTATCCGTGCTGAAGTCGTTGCCTACGAGGATCTCGTAGCTGCAGGAAACATGACTGTGGCAAAAGAAAACGGGAAGGTCCGTCTTGAAGGAAAAGAGTACATTGTAAAAGACGGAGACGTCGTTCATTTCCGTTTCAATGTGTAA
- a CDS encoding DUF951 domain-containing protein, whose product MPDKTFQLHDVVEMKKPHPCGENRWKIIRMGMDIRIKCMGCDHSVMLPRKEFGKKMKKVLEHHEE is encoded by the coding sequence ATGCCGGACAAGACATTTCAACTGCACGATGTTGTCGAGATGAAAAAGCCTCATCCGTGCGGGGAGAACCGGTGGAAGATTATTCGGATGGGAATGGATATCCGTATCAAATGTATGGGGTGCGACCACAGCGTCATGCTTCCAAGAAAAGAGTTTGGTAAAAAAATGAAAAAGGTGCTTGAACACCACGAAGAATAA